Proteins encoded together in one Triticum dicoccoides isolate Atlit2015 ecotype Zavitan chromosome 7B, WEW_v2.0, whole genome shotgun sequence window:
- the LOC119337965 gene encoding RNA-binding protein 24-A-like: MMTPQRSPAVMAGGGGGGGGGGGGGGTPALHYLSGPYGDTTYTKVFVGGLAWETRSEGLRAHFEAYGDILEAVVITDRATGRSKGYGFVTFRDPDSARMACMDPYPVIDGRRANCNLAILGRPGPAVPFGPIRPVMPYNGGAAVPGGMYVPSPTYQQSPYNYSQALVYPPYGPSTYGPEYLYPQNAYGPYVGQQYVPVYGGPRTVGPAVYPYGQFGQPVPSDHSYSPGYVPGHLLPLSNQNAANARASAVPQQYPPGAPHPQQQLLLPARVQQFPPNNVSEQMSG; encoded by the exons ATGATGACGCCGCAGCGGTCGCCGGCGGTGatggcggggggaggaggcggagggGGAGGTGGAGGCGGGGGTGGCGGGACGCCGGCGCTGCACTACCTGAGCGGGCCCTACGGGGACACCACGTACACCAAGGTGTTCGTGGGGGGGCTGGCGTGGGAGACGCGGAGCGAGGGCCTGCGCGCGCACTTCGAAGCCTACGGGGACATCCTCGAGGCCGTCGTCATCACCGACCGCGCCACCGGGAGGTCCAAGGGATACGGATTC GTGACCTTCCGGGATCCAGATTCGGCGAGGATGGCCTGCATGGATCCCTATCCAGTAATTGACGGGCGGCGTGCCAACTGTAATCTTGCCATCCTGGGGCGACCTGGACCAGCTGTGCCTTTTG GACCTATAAGGCCGGTCATGCCATACAATGGAGGTGCGGCGGTTCCAGGAGGCATGTATGTACCAAGCCCAACATATCAGCAATCCCCCTACAACTACTCGCAGGCTCTTGTGTACCCCCCTTATGG GCCATCAACATATGGACCCGAATACTTGTATCCACAG AATGCCTATGGTCCATATGTTGGACAACAGTATGTCCCGGTGTATGGTGGTCCCAGAACAGTAGGGCCAGCGGTTTACCCGTATGGGCAGTTCGGCCAACCTGTACCAAGTGATCATTCTTATTCACCTGGCTATGTGCCAGGTCACCTTCTCCCACTATCTAATCAAAATGCTGCAAATGCGCGTGCATCAGCGGTTCCGCAACAATATCCTCCAG GAGCTCCACACCCTCAGCAACAGCTCTTGCTCCCTGCTCGTGTGCAACAGTTCCCACCAAACAACGTCTCCGAACAAATGTCGGGATGA